The following are from one region of the Candidatus Parvarchaeota archaeon genome:
- the glmM gene encoding phosphoglucosamine mutase (catalyzes the conversion of glucosamine-6-phosphate to glucosamine-1-phosphate) → MFGTSGIRGVANSEVGCELAVRLGGALSQAGKKAVVATDTRLAAPMIKHALVSGLLSGGAEVLDIGVVPTPVLSFASQQLGCTGVMVTASHNPPQYIGMKLFESGFEIDKVKEKAMEQKLGQDYSPKAKFDKVGRLGQADFRQQYFGFALQKIDAAKVAATRPKVVVDCANAAASTCMPYLLGMVGCQVVSVNCEQNTSFNRGLEPSQANLADTAKVVRATGALLGIAHDGDADRAVIMDEKGNVLPLDVQLALMCLFELGKNRQAGKRIVTTVEASLAVRRAVEAGGGEISITPVGSLHVAQSLYSQGGCFGGEPCGEYVYPAGVKSPDGLLSGLKFIEMLCTKGEISALSKQVKTYPIHRAKFPCPNEKKKAAMALIERQVESAGKLKGAKSLSDGLRVDFEDGWFLIRPSGTEPIMRLTAECLTQKRLDGTVRALESIIQNSVSKA, encoded by the coding sequence ATGTTTGGCACTTCTGGAATAAGGGGGGTTGCAAATAGCGAGGTGGGCTGCGAGCTTGCAGTCAGGCTTGGAGGCGCGCTTTCACAGGCAGGCAAAAAGGCGGTTGTGGCAACAGACACAAGGCTTGCCGCGCCCATGATAAAACATGCGCTGGTTTCAGGCTTGCTTTCAGGCGGCGCGGAAGTTTTGGACATTGGTGTCGTTCCAACCCCAGTCCTCTCTTTTGCCTCCCAGCAGCTAGGCTGCACCGGCGTGATGGTGACAGCCTCGCACAACCCGCCGCAGTATATTGGCATGAAGTTATTTGAGTCTGGTTTTGAGATTGATAAGGTAAAGGAAAAGGCAATGGAGCAAAAGCTTGGCCAGGACTATAGTCCAAAGGCAAAATTTGACAAAGTCGGCAGGCTTGGGCAGGCAGACTTTCGCCAGCAATACTTCGGCTTTGCACTGCAGAAAATTGACGCAGCCAAGGTGGCAGCCACAAGGCCCAAAGTCGTTGTGGACTGCGCAAACGCCGCCGCCTCAACCTGCATGCCCTATTTACTTGGGATGGTGGGGTGCCAGGTTGTTTCAGTCAACTGCGAGCAAAACACAAGCTTCAACCGTGGCCTTGAGCCAAGCCAGGCAAACCTTGCCGATACTGCAAAGGTTGTCAGGGCGACTGGAGCTTTGCTTGGCATTGCCCACGACGGGGATGCCGACAGGGCGGTAATAATGGACGAGAAGGGCAATGTCCTGCCACTTGATGTCCAGCTTGCCCTCATGTGCCTATTTGAGCTTGGAAAAAACAGGCAGGCAGGAAAAAGGATAGTGACCACCGTAGAGGCGTCGCTTGCAGTGCGCCGGGCAGTGGAGGCAGGAGGAGGGGAAATCTCAATCACACCGGTAGGAAGCCTCCATGTTGCCCAAAGCCTATATTCACAAGGCGGCTGCTTTGGGGGCGAGCCGTGCGGCGAGTATGTTTATCCGGCCGGCGTCAAATCCCCAGACGGGCTTCTCTCAGGCCTGAAGTTTATTGAAATGCTTTGCACAAAAGGCGAGATTTCAGCCCTTTCAAAACAAGTAAAGACCTATCCAATACACAGGGCCAAATTCCCGTGCCCCAATGAAAAAAAGAAGGCGGCAATGGCACTTATAGAAAGGCAAGTGGAAAGCGCCGGCAAGCTCAAAGGAGCAAAAAGCCTGTCAGACGGTTTGAGGGTGGACTTTGAGGACGGCTGGTTCCTAATACGCCCATCTGGAACAGAGCCAATCATGCGCCTTACTGCCGAGTGCCTGACCCAAAAAAGGCTTGATGGCACTGTAAGGGCGCTTGAAAGCATCATACAAAACTCAGTATCAAAGGCCTGA